In the Gasterosteus aculeatus chromosome X, fGasAcu3.hap1.1, whole genome shotgun sequence genome, one interval contains:
- the tbc1d15 gene encoding TBC1 domain family member 15 isoform X2 — MAADSLLKVIFEHEGVFIHPSSDENPSEDSLVSGFLRIVDKDAEVFVEFKPVEETVDTSNMLCAGKDSSSVMEWDQCPGEKLLESQHSYETEWDMVNAVSFKKKSCTNGEGTLNHSHEKSRGAFSFALSDLRSIILKEEGWTFLVLKLKESCSSPPALHFHQGGSKEFLESLRRFALLSEVPEDGSCLLVSSPIKALSQSFENLLDDNNFGLIQKFRKDPYVATLGGFSKVTNYIFDAFRGTEEQHQRPPEEVADLLGEVLPGLEINQQEEPGFEVITRIDLGTRPEVTRTGPLSSEDWSKHQDAEGRMINISRLKQTIFKGGLSHAVRKEAWKFLLGYVPWDSSLEERKIAQRAKTDEYFKMKLQWKSVSEEQERRNSRLRDYRSLIEKDVNRTDRSNHFYEGIDNPGLVLLHDILMTYCMFDFDLGYVQGMSDLLSPILYVMESEVDAFWCFVSFMDQMHQNFEEQMQGMKTQLIQLGTLLRLLDLSFWNYLESQDSGFLYFCFRWLLIRFKRELSFHDVLRLWEVMWTGLPCDNFHLLVCCAILDSEKQKIMEENYGFNEILKHINELSMKLDIEEVLQKAEGICQQIRSCKDLPPSISVILGFGAAPGQGPAPGPGLDPDSDVRDCGIAPVLRPAPRPEACSNGLLRESSSHNGCRVAFMS, encoded by the exons ATGGCGGCGGACTCTCTTCTGAAG GTCATATTTGAACATGAAGGAGTCTTCATCCACCCAAGCAGCGATGAAAACCCCTCGGAGGATTCACTCGTCTCGGGTTTCCTCCGCATTGTTGACAAG GATGCTGAAGTCTTTGTTGAGTTCAAACCTGTGGAAGAAACCGTTGACACATCAAACATGCTGTGTGCTGGAAAG GACTCCAGCTCCGTCATGGAGTGGGACCAGTGTCCAGGTGAGAAGCTTTTAGAGAGCCAGCATAGCTATGAGACGGAGTGGGACATGGTGAACGCCGTGTCCTTCAAGAAGAAGAGCTGCACTAACGGAGAAG GCACTCTAAACCACAGCCACGAGAAGAGTCGGGGTGCGTTCAGCTTCGCTCTCAGTGACCTGAGGTCCATCATCCTGAAGGAAGAAGGTTGGACCTTTCTGGTGCTGAAGCTGAAGGAGTCCTGCTCGTCCCCGCCTGCTCTGCATTTCCACCAGGGTGGCAGCAAAGAGTTCCTGGAGTCCCTGAGGAGATTTGCTCTGCTCAGCGA agttcCAGAAGATGGATCATGTCTGCTGGTCAGTTCTCCAATCAAAGCTCTTTCTCAGTCCTTTGAGAACCTGCTGGATGACAACAACTTCGGCCTGATTCAG AAGTTCAGGAAGGACCCGTACGTTGCCACGCTGGGGGGCTTCTCCAAAGTCACCAACTACATCTTCGATGCCTTCCGGGGGACGGAGGAGCAGCACCAGCGCCCCCCTGAGGAGGTAGCCGACCTCCTGGGGGAGGTCCTCCCCGGTCTGGAGATCAACCAGCAGGAGGAGCCTGGCTTCGAGGTCATCACCAGG ATTGACCTGGGGACGAGGCCTGAAGTGACTCGCACTGGGCCTCTGTCCTCAGAGGACTGGAGCAAACATCAGGATGCAGAGGGGAGAATGATCAACATCTCACGGCTCAAACAAACCATCTTCAAAGGA GGTCTCTCTCATGCTGTGAGGAAAGAAGCTTGGAAGTTCCTGTTGGGATATGTCCCCTGGGACAGctcgctggaggagaggaaaatcGCTCAGAGAGCCAAAAC TGACGAGTACTTCAAGATGAAGCTGCAGTGGAAGTCAGTGagtgaggagcaggagaggaggaactCCAGATTGCGAGACTACAGGAGTCTGATAG AAAAAGACGTGAACAGAACAGACCGGAGCAACCACTTCTACGAAGGCATCGATAACCCAGGTCTAGTCCTCCTCCACGACATCCTGATGACCTACTGCATGTTTGACTTTGATCTTG GTTACGTCCAGGGGATGAGTGACCTGCTGTCTCCGATCCTCTACGTGATGGAGAGCGAGGTGGACGCCTTCTGGTGCTTCGTCTCCTTCATGGACCAAATG CACCAGAACTTTGAGGAGCAGATGCAGGGCATGAAGACTCAGCTGATTCAGCTCGGCACTCTACTCAGACTGCTGGACTTATCCTTCTGGAACTACCTCG AGTCTCAGGATTCTGGTTTCCTGTATTTCTGTTTCCGCTGGTTGTTGATCAGGTTCAAGAGAGAGCTCAGCTTCCACGACGTGCTGAGACTCTGGGAG GTGATGTGGACCGGTCTGCCCTGTGACAACTTCCACCTCCTGGTCTGCTGCGCCATCCTGGACTCAGAGAAGCAGAAGATCATGGAAGAGAACTACGGCTTCAACGAGATCCTCAAG cACATCAATGAGCTGTCCATGAAGCTAGACATCGAAGAAGTCCTTCAGAAAGCAGAGGGCATCTGTCAGCAGATCAGGAGCTGTAAG GACTTGCCTCCCTCCATCAGCGTCATCCTGGGTTTTGGTGCTGCTCCGGGTCAAGGACCGGCTCCAGGACCGGGTCTGGATCCTGACTCCGATGTCCGTGACTGCGGAATTGCTCCGGTCCTCAGGCCGGCCCCGCGACCGGAGGCCTGCTCCAACGGACTGTTGAGAGAAAGCAGCTCTCACAATGGCTGCCGAGTGGCCTTCATGTCGTAG
- the tbc1d15 gene encoding TBC1 domain family member 15 isoform X1, whose amino-acid sequence MAADSLLKVIFEHEGVFIHPSSDENPSEDSLVSGFLRIVDKDAEVFVEFKPVEETVDTSNMLCAGKDSSSVMEWDQCPGEKLLESQHSYETEWDMVNAVSFKKKSCTNGEGTLNHSHEKSRGAFSFALSDLRSIILKEEGWTFLVLKLKESCSSPPALHFHQGGSKEFLESLRRFALLSEVPEDGSCLLVSSPIKALSQSFENLLDDNNFGLIQQKFRKDPYVATLGGFSKVTNYIFDAFRGTEEQHQRPPEEVADLLGEVLPGLEINQQEEPGFEVITRIDLGTRPEVTRTGPLSSEDWSKHQDAEGRMINISRLKQTIFKGGLSHAVRKEAWKFLLGYVPWDSSLEERKIAQRAKTDEYFKMKLQWKSVSEEQERRNSRLRDYRSLIEKDVNRTDRSNHFYEGIDNPGLVLLHDILMTYCMFDFDLGYVQGMSDLLSPILYVMESEVDAFWCFVSFMDQMHQNFEEQMQGMKTQLIQLGTLLRLLDLSFWNYLESQDSGFLYFCFRWLLIRFKRELSFHDVLRLWEVMWTGLPCDNFHLLVCCAILDSEKQKIMEENYGFNEILKHINELSMKLDIEEVLQKAEGICQQIRSCKDLPPSISVILGFGAAPGQGPAPGPGLDPDSDVRDCGIAPVLRPAPRPEACSNGLLRESSSHNGCRVAFMS is encoded by the exons ATGGCGGCGGACTCTCTTCTGAAG GTCATATTTGAACATGAAGGAGTCTTCATCCACCCAAGCAGCGATGAAAACCCCTCGGAGGATTCACTCGTCTCGGGTTTCCTCCGCATTGTTGACAAG GATGCTGAAGTCTTTGTTGAGTTCAAACCTGTGGAAGAAACCGTTGACACATCAAACATGCTGTGTGCTGGAAAG GACTCCAGCTCCGTCATGGAGTGGGACCAGTGTCCAGGTGAGAAGCTTTTAGAGAGCCAGCATAGCTATGAGACGGAGTGGGACATGGTGAACGCCGTGTCCTTCAAGAAGAAGAGCTGCACTAACGGAGAAG GCACTCTAAACCACAGCCACGAGAAGAGTCGGGGTGCGTTCAGCTTCGCTCTCAGTGACCTGAGGTCCATCATCCTGAAGGAAGAAGGTTGGACCTTTCTGGTGCTGAAGCTGAAGGAGTCCTGCTCGTCCCCGCCTGCTCTGCATTTCCACCAGGGTGGCAGCAAAGAGTTCCTGGAGTCCCTGAGGAGATTTGCTCTGCTCAGCGA agttcCAGAAGATGGATCATGTCTGCTGGTCAGTTCTCCAATCAAAGCTCTTTCTCAGTCCTTTGAGAACCTGCTGGATGACAACAACTTCGGCCTGATTCAG CAGAAGTTCAGGAAGGACCCGTACGTTGCCACGCTGGGGGGCTTCTCCAAAGTCACCAACTACATCTTCGATGCCTTCCGGGGGACGGAGGAGCAGCACCAGCGCCCCCCTGAGGAGGTAGCCGACCTCCTGGGGGAGGTCCTCCCCGGTCTGGAGATCAACCAGCAGGAGGAGCCTGGCTTCGAGGTCATCACCAGG ATTGACCTGGGGACGAGGCCTGAAGTGACTCGCACTGGGCCTCTGTCCTCAGAGGACTGGAGCAAACATCAGGATGCAGAGGGGAGAATGATCAACATCTCACGGCTCAAACAAACCATCTTCAAAGGA GGTCTCTCTCATGCTGTGAGGAAAGAAGCTTGGAAGTTCCTGTTGGGATATGTCCCCTGGGACAGctcgctggaggagaggaaaatcGCTCAGAGAGCCAAAAC TGACGAGTACTTCAAGATGAAGCTGCAGTGGAAGTCAGTGagtgaggagcaggagaggaggaactCCAGATTGCGAGACTACAGGAGTCTGATAG AAAAAGACGTGAACAGAACAGACCGGAGCAACCACTTCTACGAAGGCATCGATAACCCAGGTCTAGTCCTCCTCCACGACATCCTGATGACCTACTGCATGTTTGACTTTGATCTTG GTTACGTCCAGGGGATGAGTGACCTGCTGTCTCCGATCCTCTACGTGATGGAGAGCGAGGTGGACGCCTTCTGGTGCTTCGTCTCCTTCATGGACCAAATG CACCAGAACTTTGAGGAGCAGATGCAGGGCATGAAGACTCAGCTGATTCAGCTCGGCACTCTACTCAGACTGCTGGACTTATCCTTCTGGAACTACCTCG AGTCTCAGGATTCTGGTTTCCTGTATTTCTGTTTCCGCTGGTTGTTGATCAGGTTCAAGAGAGAGCTCAGCTTCCACGACGTGCTGAGACTCTGGGAG GTGATGTGGACCGGTCTGCCCTGTGACAACTTCCACCTCCTGGTCTGCTGCGCCATCCTGGACTCAGAGAAGCAGAAGATCATGGAAGAGAACTACGGCTTCAACGAGATCCTCAAG cACATCAATGAGCTGTCCATGAAGCTAGACATCGAAGAAGTCCTTCAGAAAGCAGAGGGCATCTGTCAGCAGATCAGGAGCTGTAAG GACTTGCCTCCCTCCATCAGCGTCATCCTGGGTTTTGGTGCTGCTCCGGGTCAAGGACCGGCTCCAGGACCGGGTCTGGATCCTGACTCCGATGTCCGTGACTGCGGAATTGCTCCGGTCCTCAGGCCGGCCCCGCGACCGGAGGCCTGCTCCAACGGACTGTTGAGAGAAAGCAGCTCTCACAATGGCTGCCGAGTGGCCTTCATGTCGTAG